Genomic segment of Myxococcus stipitatus:
TGAACAGCTCGCCGTCCTGCCAGCAGCCCAGGTCTCCGGTGCGCAGGAAGGGCCCGTCACCCTCCGCCGTGCGCGCGCGGAACGTCGCCTCCGTGAGCTCCGCCCGCCCCCAGTAGCCCGAGGCCACCGAGTCGCCTCGAATCCACAGCTCGCCGATGCGACCCTCGGGCAGCACCGCCCGCGACTCCGGGTCCACCACGCGGACCTCCATGCCGCCGTAGGTCGTCCCGCAGCCCACCAGCACCGTGGACGAGTCCTCCTTGCGCACCAGCGCATGTCGGGCGAGTGAGTCCGTGTCCACGGCCACCTGCACCGTCTTGGCCGTGTGCAGCCCGCCGCTCACGAAGAGGGTGGACTCCGCCATGCCGTAGCAGGGGTAGAAGGCCTCCTCGCGCATGCCCACGGACGCGAACTTGCGGACGAACGCGTTGATGACGCGCGCCTTCACTGGCTCCGCGCCGTTGTAGGCCACCTTCCACGAGGACAGGTCCAGGCCCTTCATCTCCTCGGCGCTCACGCGGTTGACGCACAGCTCGTACGCGAAGCTGGGCGCCCCGCTGGTGGTGGCCCGCCAGTCGGAGATGGCGCGCAGCCACGTCCCCGGCGACGACAGGAAGGTCGTGGGCGCGAAGAGCACCGCCTTGATGCCCAGGAACAGCGGCTGGAACACGTTACCGATGAGCCCCATGTCGTGGTACAGCGGCAGCCACCCCACGAAGATGGTGCTCTGGTCATGGCCGAAGGCCTGCTGGACCGTCTGCTCGTTGTGGATGAGGTTGCCGTGGGTGACCATCACTCCCTTGGGAGTGCCCGTCGAACCCGACGTGTACTGGAGGAACGCCAGGCTCGCGGGCTCCAACACCTGCCGCTGGAAGTCCTTCGCCTCGGCATCCGGAATCGTGTCCGTGTTCAGCCACGTCATCCCCGGCGTCATGGACGCGGCCTGAGGGATGATGCGCTCGATTTGCGCCTGGACCACGGAGCTCGTGAGCAGGACGCTGCTCTGGGAGTCCCCGAGGATGCCCGCCAGCCGCTTCAGCTCCGTGGCGTTGCGCAGCGGCACGACGGGCACGGCGATGACCTGGGCCGCGAAGCAGGCCAGGATGGCTTCGATGAAGTCGAGGCTGGGTTGATAGA
This window contains:
- a CDS encoding fatty acyl-AMP ligase, which translates into the protein MSLFDVLEQHAAVRPDAVAYVFLDGEGGQRALTFSQLSSRVRAIAARLQAAGARGERAILLYQPSLDFIEAILACFAAQVIAVPVVPLRNATELKRLAGILGDSQSSVLLTSSVVQAQIERIIPQAASMTPGMTWLNTDTIPDAEAKDFQRQVLEPASLAFLQYTSGSTGTPKGVMVTHGNLIHNEQTVQQAFGHDQSTIFVGWLPLYHDMGLIGNVFQPLFLGIKAVLFAPTTFLSSPGTWLRAISDWRATTSGAPSFAYELCVNRVSAEEMKGLDLSSWKVAYNGAEPVKARVINAFVRKFASVGMREEAFYPCYGMAESTLFVSGGLHTAKTVQVAVDTDSLARHALVRKEDSSTVLVGCGTTYGGMEVRVVDPESRAVLPEGRIGELWIRGDSVASGYWGRAELTEATFRARTAEGDGPFLRTGDLGCWQDGELFITGRLKDLLIIRGRNHYPDDIENTVYYSHEALRVGGAAAFTVDGAEGEEPRLVVVCEVHRNALPLLTAATQEALLTQARKAVSDLHGLRLAELVLIKPSTLPKTTSGKVRRSHCRDLYLARKFDRAELVTDAAASGASAGALPSRGKEVA